CGCCTCTCAAGCGGGAAGAGGATAGGCCGAACAACGACGAAAACACGTGAGCGCTCGTCTGACGGCGGCTGCGGGTTCGTTGGCAACCCGCAGCCGGCACCGACGCGAATCGGTGCCGTCACCCCCGTCCATATTCTCGCAACAGTTTTTGGAGTTCTTCGGGAATGGGCATGGGCTTAAAGGGAGGGACCCGAGCCCCGCCGGTGTTGCCCACCGGAACCCAGACCCACGTGACGAGCAAGGACCCCGCGATTCTCACGATCTGGCCGGTGATTTCTACTGTATCACGCCGTTTCCATCCCACCTTCAACATCTCCCAATGGGCTCTCGCATGGGGGAGGGTGAACGACTGGCCAAGAATGTGTGCCCGCTCAAGGTGAGCAAAGGCCTGATCTAAGCGGCCGGCGGCGCAATCCTCTCTTGCGGCGGCCAACTCTCGCTCGTAGGCTTCTCGTAACACAGGGTGCATGGTTTAATTTCTTTCCCGTATCGTCGCCTTTCACGACGCATTCATCTTGTCACGGCGGCCCGTGTGCTCCATAGGCTGTCGTCATGGTAGCATGTCGTCGTGGAAGAACAAAAACCGGGAGCGCGGTGTGTCAAAGGAGGAGAGATATATGGCTCATGGATGGCGGCGAAGGTGGTGGCGGAAGGGGGTATGCGGAATGGCGGTCGCCGGGGTCATGGCGTTGTCCGGCTGCGGATACAACGATTTGCAGGGATTGGATGAAGATACCAAAGCGGCGTGGAGCGAGGTCGTCAACCAATATCAGCGGCGGGCCGATTTGATCCCCAATCTTGTGGCGACGGTAAAGGGGTACGCCGAGCATGAACGGGAAACGCTGGAAGCGGTCGTGAACGCCCGGTCCAAGGCCACTGCCACCCAGGTCACTCCCGAGATGTTGAAGGATCCGGCGGCGTTCGAGGAATTTCAAAAGGCGCAGGCCGGCCTTACCACCGCGTTGAGCCGTCTCATTGCCATTGCCGAAAACTATCCCAA
This sequence is a window from Candidatus Nitrospira inopinata. Protein-coding genes within it:
- a CDS encoding DUF3703 domain-containing protein: MHPVLREAYERELAAAREDCAAGRLDQAFAHLERAHILGQSFTLPHARAHWEMLKVGWKRRDTVEITGQIVRIAGSLLVTWVWVPVGNTGGARVPPFKPMPIPEELQKLLREYGRG
- a CDS encoding LemA family protein, with amino-acid sequence MAVAGVMALSGCGYNDLQGLDEDTKAAWSEVVNQYQRRADLIPNLVATVKGYAEHERETLEAVVNARSKATATQVTPEMLKDPAAFEEFQKAQAGLTTALSRLIAIAENYPNLKADQNFRDLQSQLEGTENRIAVARKRYIEKVAEYNKMVRFFPTNLTAKFILHMEEKPNFSVPDESAIAKPPDVKF